Proteins co-encoded in one Actinomadura luteofluorescens genomic window:
- the ligD gene encoding non-homologous end-joining DNA ligase: MTMPWPVEPMMASTGDLPTDGGKWGLELKWDGVRVLSHVSADGVRAAGRRGGEVTSRYPELSALADLLPDHDAVLDGEVVAFQEGRPSFERLQRRMHVQRPDPRLIREVPVRYVVFDVLFLDGHELYELPYADRRSLLAELDLAGTGPVEVPPYLHGGDRLQVEELLAFTREQQMEGLLAKRLDSPYRPGRRVDFWRKVKNFMTREVVICGWKPGKGRREGGVGSLLLGEYDVKGLLGFVGHVGTGFSDRVLDELYETLWPLRRPTSPYDEPVPREFARDAQWVEPRLVGEVAYSARTRDGRLRFPSWRGLRDDKDPLEVTSEQ; the protein is encoded by the coding sequence ATGACCATGCCGTGGCCCGTCGAGCCGATGATGGCCTCCACCGGAGACCTCCCCACCGACGGCGGGAAGTGGGGCCTGGAGCTGAAATGGGACGGCGTGCGCGTCCTGTCGCACGTCTCCGCCGACGGCGTCCGCGCCGCCGGGCGGCGGGGCGGCGAGGTGACGAGCCGCTACCCCGAGCTGTCCGCACTCGCCGACCTGCTCCCCGACCACGACGCCGTCCTGGACGGCGAGGTCGTCGCCTTCCAGGAGGGACGCCCCAGCTTCGAACGCCTCCAGCGCCGGATGCACGTCCAGCGCCCCGACCCCCGACTGATCCGCGAGGTGCCCGTCCGCTACGTGGTCTTCGACGTCCTCTTCCTGGACGGGCACGAGCTGTACGAACTCCCCTACGCCGACCGGCGCTCGCTGCTGGCGGAGCTGGACCTCGCCGGCACCGGCCCCGTGGAGGTGCCCCCGTACCTGCACGGCGGTGACCGGCTCCAGGTGGAGGAACTGCTCGCCTTCACCCGCGAGCAGCAGATGGAGGGACTGCTCGCCAAACGCCTCGACTCGCCCTACCGCCCCGGGCGACGCGTCGACTTCTGGCGCAAGGTGAAGAACTTCATGACGCGCGAGGTCGTCATCTGCGGCTGGAAGCCCGGAAAGGGCCGGCGCGAAGGCGGCGTGGGTTCGCTTCTGCTAGGCGAGTACGACGTGAAGGGGCTGCTGGGTTTCGTCGGGCACGTCGGCACCGGTTTCAGCGACCGCGTACTGGACGAGCTGTACGAGACACTGTGGCCGCTGCGCCGTCCGACGAGCCCCTACGACGAGCCCGTTCCGCGCGAGTTCGCCCGTGACGCCCAATGGGTTGAGCCCCGGCTCGTCGGGGAGGTCGCCTACAGCGCCCGGACCAGGGACGGCCGCCTCCGCTTCCCGTCCTGGCGGGGCCTGCGTGACGACAAGGACCCCCTGGAGGTCACGAGTGAGCAGTAA
- a CDS encoding TetR/AcrR family transcriptional regulator — MASRRDRQRAATVKEITETARRILVEEGPDAVTLRAIAREMGMTAPALYRYFGSHGELLRHLVGDLFTELNGDLHAAMEDVPSGDMSGKFMTVARQFRLWALAHPREYSLLFGTPVRGAAHQEEVDFAEECARQFGWTFMSLFLELWRKQPFPVMAEEEIDPGLREELRRYRDDVLGIGLPLGVIQQFLKCWIRLQGGVSLEVFGHLEFALSDAAPMFELMLREVTVELGLTYAPVRG; from the coding sequence GTGGCATCGCGTCGCGACCGTCAGCGGGCGGCGACGGTCAAAGAGATCACCGAAACCGCCCGGCGGATCCTCGTGGAGGAGGGCCCCGACGCGGTGACGCTGCGCGCCATCGCCCGCGAGATGGGCATGACCGCCCCCGCGCTCTACCGCTACTTCGGCAGCCACGGCGAGCTGCTGCGGCACCTGGTCGGCGACCTGTTCACCGAGCTGAACGGCGACCTGCACGCGGCCATGGAGGACGTGCCGAGCGGCGACATGAGCGGCAAGTTCATGACGGTGGCCCGCCAGTTCCGCCTCTGGGCGCTGGCGCATCCCCGCGAGTACTCGCTGCTGTTCGGCACGCCCGTGCGCGGCGCCGCGCACCAGGAGGAGGTCGACTTCGCCGAGGAGTGCGCCCGCCAGTTCGGCTGGACGTTCATGTCCCTGTTCCTGGAGCTGTGGAGGAAGCAGCCGTTCCCGGTGATGGCCGAGGAGGAGATCGACCCCGGCCTGCGCGAGGAGCTGCGCCGCTACCGCGACGACGTGCTCGGCATCGGCCTGCCGCTCGGGGTGATCCAGCAGTTCCTCAAGTGCTGGATCAGGCTCCAGGGCGGCGTCAGCCTGGAGGTCTTCGGCCACCTGGAGTTCGCGCTGAGCGACGCCGCGCCGATGTTCGAGCTGATGCTGCGCGAGGTGACCGTCGAGCTCGGCCTGACCTACGCGCCGGTCAGGGGATGA
- a CDS encoding superoxide dismutase family protein, with protein sequence MRTPVRAPVLFAASALAASGAALVPLATPALARPRPHAIVVRGPDAVHDQAFRNAKTRVAVVRDRHRTWVSLRVWGMPREAAGRTFGAHVHVNRCGPKPGDAGPHYHNPDAPPGTPMPEMEVWLDVTVRPDGRGHSRASVPWRVAEKAAGSLVVHAKPTDPKTGDAGARLICTTVPF encoded by the coding sequence ATGCGAACGCCCGTCCGCGCCCCCGTCCTGTTCGCCGCGTCCGCGCTAGCGGCGTCCGGTGCCGCGCTGGTACCGCTAGCCACCCCGGCCCTCGCCCGCCCGAGGCCGCACGCGATCGTCGTGCGCGGCCCGGACGCCGTCCACGACCAGGCCTTCCGGAACGCGAAGACCAGGGTCGCCGTCGTTCGTGACCGCCACCGGACCTGGGTCTCACTGCGGGTGTGGGGAATGCCGCGCGAGGCGGCCGGACGGACGTTCGGCGCCCACGTCCACGTGAACCGGTGCGGGCCGAAGCCCGGGGACGCCGGGCCGCACTACCACAACCCCGACGCGCCGCCCGGGACGCCGATGCCCGAGATGGAGGTCTGGCTCGACGTCACCGTCCGGCCCGACGGGCGCGGCCACTCCCGCGCCTCCGTGCCGTGGCGGGTCGCGGAGAAGGCCGCGGGATCGCTCGTCGTGCACGCCAAGCCCACCGACCCGAAGACCGGCGACGCGGGCGCACGGCTGATCTGCACCACCGTCCCGTTCTGA
- a CDS encoding ROK family transcriptional regulator, giving the protein MSRPVRITEKATPAVLRERNTELVLQSVLAGGGTVSRADIARSTGLARAVVSQIMEGLVARRLVVEETARPSGRGKPATLLRIDTGRHCLLMADVRPAEVLGGVVGLDGAIGATARTALPARPGGADVVAALVPMLRTLARDDGRAVLSAGVAVPGIVSPEQRVIEALQLRWKDVDLAGPLAGALGHEVVLVNDATAVGMSELSVQSRAGDSVIVLHIAGGIGSAVLLDGRVHLGERQRAGEVGHIDVGVSDRRCECGRRGCLETVASLPAVLDGAPVEELDAVSSPGDAPATPELEALAARVDYAGKSLAALLCVQAAILDIGDVVIDGPVRRAGERLLDAIERELAVRLPPSDVRRPRFSTMAEHSIMHGAAATAMHHRLGVIWHSA; this is encoded by the coding sequence ATGAGCAGGCCCGTCCGGATCACCGAGAAGGCGACTCCCGCCGTCCTGCGCGAGCGCAACACCGAGCTCGTCCTGCAGAGCGTGCTGGCGGGCGGCGGCACCGTGTCCCGCGCCGACATCGCGCGGTCGACGGGCCTGGCCCGCGCCGTCGTCTCGCAGATCATGGAGGGCCTGGTGGCGCGGCGGCTGGTGGTCGAGGAGACCGCCAGGCCGAGCGGGCGCGGCAAGCCGGCCACGCTGCTGCGGATCGACACCGGCCGGCACTGCCTGCTCATGGCCGACGTCCGCCCCGCCGAGGTGCTGGGCGGCGTCGTCGGGCTGGACGGCGCGATCGGCGCGACGGCGCGCACGGCACTGCCCGCCCGGCCGGGCGGCGCGGACGTGGTGGCCGCCCTCGTCCCGATGCTCAGGACCCTGGCCCGCGACGACGGGCGCGCGGTGCTGTCCGCCGGAGTCGCCGTCCCCGGCATCGTCTCCCCCGAGCAGCGCGTCATCGAGGCGCTGCAGCTGCGCTGGAAGGACGTCGACCTGGCCGGTCCGCTGGCCGGCGCGCTCGGGCACGAGGTCGTGCTCGTCAACGACGCGACCGCCGTGGGGATGTCCGAACTGTCGGTGCAGAGCCGGGCCGGTGACAGCGTGATCGTGCTGCACATCGCCGGCGGCATCGGGTCGGCGGTCCTGCTCGACGGCCGCGTCCACCTCGGCGAGCGGCAGCGCGCGGGCGAGGTCGGCCACATCGACGTCGGCGTCAGCGACCGCCGGTGCGAGTGCGGCAGGCGAGGGTGCCTGGAGACGGTCGCGAGCCTGCCGGCCGTCCTCGACGGAGCTCCCGTCGAGGAGTTGGACGCCGTCTCCTCGCCGGGTGACGCGCCCGCGACACCGGAGCTCGAGGCGCTCGCGGCACGGGTCGACTACGCGGGGAAGAGCCTCGCCGCCCTGCTCTGCGTCCAGGCCGCGATCCTCGACATCGGGGACGTCGTGATCGACGGACCGGTCCGCCGGGCGGGCGAGCGCCTGCTCGACGCCATCGAGCGGGAACTGGCCGTGCGGCTGCCGCCGAGCGACGTCCGCCGCCCGCGCTTCTCCACGATGGCGGAGCACAGCATCATGCACGGCGCCGCCGCGACCGCCATGCACCACCGGCTCGGCGTCATCTGGCACAGCGCCTGA
- a CDS encoding alpha-N-acetylglucosaminidase TIM-barrel domain-containing protein yields the protein MVGVLLTLGVLPGGIASAEAASPGRPAFDVRPARDAIGRLVGARYAGQVSLATLPGTGGRDTFRVSVRHRRLVIAGSSTPALLMGFNWYLKHTAKADISWTGDQLDLPPRLPLPAQPIERSSAVEHRFAGNDTEDGYSGPYRTFEDWERLIDVYALHGVNEMFMPVGTEAVYYETLKSFGYSADELRGWIPGAGYQPWWLLQNMSNFTSPVGEDQIRARAELGRRIADRMRRLGITPVLPGYFGTVPAGFATRNPGAVTVPQGTWEGIARPDWLAPTNPVFAQVAERFYGVQDRLLGRSTMYKMDLLHEGGKAGSIPVGQASVAVQAALEKAHPGATWVILGWQSNPRPETMAAVDRSRMLVVDGLSDRALKVDRDADWKGAPYAFGSIWNFGGNSTVGAPIKAWNERFWDWRARSGSALDGIAIMPEASYNNPVAVEFLAELPWHDGPVDLHRWFDEYADARYGGVDPQARAAWRVLAGTAYAIPPTGGRSSGHGGLFAAEPNLATTRPHRWAQAAFAYDPAAFARALPALLAVRPSLRRGDAYRYDLVEVARAAADDRSRTLLPQINAAYQARDLTEFSRLADVWTGYIRALDDLAGTDRFHTVGPWLQRARQAAANPREAAQLEYEARKLITSWGDRDTDLHDYAYREWSGVLRDYYAPRWERLFDGLKTELRTGTTAPPVDWYAMADAWAKDRGEYRTRPVGDTHTEASRMLQRLSGDVYDLRLSLRPQGSVSGSAAVAASVTNTNLFAPMSGLTFDVAAPAGVQARPAGPEQGQIDPGATLERSWTLHRTGDLPDGTTQVTVQVTVGFDQAGRHVVRKAAAVLPVAADGRVQLSDLPFSYARNHDGIYPVARDTVTPATPEGDGKPIRLDGTAYSKGLGTNANADVRVELSRGCQRFTTVVGIDDAMNHAADGDVVVRVFGDGRLLHESGVLRSGLATSGAEAVRLDVDVTGVQQLRLQVDQYDANRWFDAVSFGVPTLACTSPPPAR from the coding sequence GTGGTGGGCGTACTGCTCACGCTCGGCGTGCTGCCGGGGGGCATCGCGTCGGCGGAGGCGGCGTCCCCCGGCCGTCCGGCCTTCGACGTCCGGCCGGCCCGCGACGCGATCGGCCGGCTGGTGGGGGCGCGGTACGCGGGCCAGGTGAGCCTGGCGACCCTGCCCGGCACCGGCGGCAGGGACACCTTCCGGGTCTCCGTCCGCCATCGGCGGCTGGTCATCGCGGGCAGCAGCACCCCGGCGCTGCTGATGGGCTTCAACTGGTACCTCAAGCACACGGCCAAGGCCGATATCTCGTGGACCGGCGACCAGCTCGACCTTCCGCCCAGGCTCCCCCTGCCGGCGCAGCCGATCGAGAGGTCGTCCGCCGTCGAGCACCGGTTCGCCGGGAACGACACCGAGGACGGGTACTCCGGGCCGTACCGGACGTTCGAGGACTGGGAACGGCTCATCGACGTCTACGCCCTCCACGGCGTCAACGAGATGTTCATGCCGGTCGGCACCGAGGCCGTGTACTACGAGACGCTGAAGTCGTTCGGCTACTCGGCGGACGAGTTGCGCGGGTGGATCCCGGGCGCCGGCTACCAGCCGTGGTGGCTGCTCCAGAACATGTCCAACTTCACCTCGCCGGTCGGCGAGGACCAGATCCGCGCCCGCGCGGAGCTCGGCCGCAGGATCGCCGACCGGATGCGGCGGCTGGGCATCACGCCGGTGCTCCCGGGCTACTTCGGCACCGTCCCGGCCGGTTTCGCCACCCGCAACCCCGGCGCGGTGACCGTGCCGCAGGGCACCTGGGAGGGCATCGCCCGGCCCGACTGGCTGGCGCCGACGAACCCGGTGTTCGCCCAGGTCGCCGAGCGGTTCTACGGGGTCCAGGACCGGCTGCTCGGCCGGTCGACGATGTACAAGATGGACCTGCTGCACGAGGGTGGGAAGGCCGGTTCCATCCCCGTGGGCCAGGCTTCGGTCGCCGTCCAGGCCGCGCTGGAGAAGGCGCACCCGGGAGCGACCTGGGTGATCCTCGGCTGGCAGAGCAACCCGCGCCCCGAGACCATGGCCGCCGTCGACCGGAGCAGGATGCTCGTGGTGGACGGCCTGTCCGACCGGGCGCTCAAGGTCGACCGCGACGCCGACTGGAAGGGCGCGCCGTACGCCTTCGGATCGATCTGGAACTTCGGCGGCAACTCCACCGTCGGCGCGCCGATCAAGGCCTGGAACGAACGGTTCTGGGACTGGCGGGCACGGTCGGGAAGCGCCCTGGACGGCATCGCGATCATGCCGGAGGCGAGCTACAACAACCCCGTCGCGGTCGAGTTCCTCGCCGAGCTGCCCTGGCATGACGGCCCCGTCGACCTGCACCGGTGGTTCGACGAGTACGCCGACGCCCGCTACGGGGGCGTCGACCCGCAGGCCCGCGCCGCCTGGCGGGTGCTGGCCGGCACCGCGTACGCGATCCCCCCGACCGGCGGCCGCTCGTCCGGGCACGGCGGGCTCTTCGCCGCGGAACCGAACCTGGCGACGACCAGGCCGCACCGGTGGGCGCAGGCCGCGTTCGCCTACGACCCCGCCGCGTTCGCCCGGGCCCTGCCCGCGCTGCTGGCCGTCCGCCCGTCGCTGCGGCGCGGCGACGCCTACCGCTACGACCTGGTGGAGGTGGCCCGCGCGGCGGCCGACGACCGGTCCCGGACCCTGCTGCCGCAGATCAACGCGGCCTACCAGGCCCGCGACCTCACCGAGTTCTCCCGGCTGGCCGACGTCTGGACGGGTTACATCAGGGCCCTCGACGACCTCGCCGGCACCGACCGGTTCCACACGGTCGGGCCGTGGCTCCAGCGTGCGCGGCAGGCGGCCGCGAACCCCCGGGAGGCCGCGCAGCTGGAGTACGAGGCGCGCAAGCTGATCACATCGTGGGGCGACCGCGACACCGACCTGCACGACTACGCCTACCGCGAGTGGTCCGGCGTGCTGCGCGACTACTACGCGCCGCGATGGGAGCGGCTGTTCGACGGGCTGAAGACCGAGCTGCGCACCGGCACGACCGCGCCGCCGGTCGACTGGTACGCCATGGCCGACGCGTGGGCGAAGGACCGCGGCGAGTACCGGACGAGGCCGGTCGGCGACACCCACACCGAGGCGTCCCGGATGCTCCAGCGGCTCAGCGGCGACGTCTACGACCTGCGGCTGTCGCTGCGCCCGCAGGGGTCGGTCTCCGGCTCCGCCGCGGTGGCCGCCTCCGTGACCAACACCAACCTCTTCGCGCCGATGAGCGGGCTGACCTTCGACGTCGCCGCGCCCGCGGGCGTGCAAGCCCGTCCCGCCGGCCCCGAGCAGGGGCAGATCGATCCGGGCGCCACGCTGGAGCGGTCGTGGACGCTGCACCGCACCGGCGACCTCCCGGACGGGACGACGCAGGTCACGGTGCAGGTCACGGTCGGGTTCGACCAGGCCGGCCGGCACGTGGTCCGCAAGGCGGCCGCCGTGCTGCCGGTGGCCGCGGACGGCCGCGTCCAGCTCAGCGACCTGCCGTTCTCCTACGCGCGCAACCACGACGGCATCTACCCGGTGGCCCGCGACACCGTGACGCCCGCCACCCCCGAGGGCGACGGCAAGCCCATCCGCCTGGACGGGACCGCCTACAGCAAGGGCCTCGGGACGAACGCGAACGCCGACGTGCGCGTGGAACTGAGCCGCGGCTGCCAGAGGTTCACGACCGTCGTCGGGATCGACGACGCGATGAACCACGCGGCCGACGGTGACGTGGTCGTCCGGGTCTTCGGCGACGGCCGGCTGCTGCACGAGTCCGGCGTGCTGCGCAGCGGGCTCGCGACCTCCGGAGCGGAGGCGGTCCGGCTCGACGTCGACGTGACGGGCGTCCAGCAGCTGCGTCTCCAGGTCGACCAGTACGACGCGAACCGCTGGTTCGACGCCGTCTCGTTCGGCGTGCCGACCCTCGCCTGCACCTCGCCGCCGCCGGCCCGGTGA
- the ku gene encoding non-homologous end joining protein Ku: protein MRSIWKGAISFGLVTIPVKLYSATEQRDVAFHQVHREDGGRIKYKRVCTVDGEEVPYSDIAKGYELPSGEMVILTDEDFADLPLSSSRRIDVLQFVEREEVDPIFFAKSYYLEPDAQGAKPYVLLRDALETSGQVAIVKVALRQRESLATLRVREGVFVLETMLWPDEVRAPEFPFLEEDIEVRKQELSMATSLIESMEGDFDPGEYKDAYREALQAVIDAKVEGREVARPAEEGEEEPAADLLSALRASVEAAKKGRGEKAGKAASGKGAPAKKPAARKSAPSKSGAKKEPAKSRGRKSA, encoded by the coding sequence ATGCGCAGTATCTGGAAGGGCGCGATCTCCTTCGGGCTGGTGACCATACCGGTGAAGCTCTACTCGGCGACCGAGCAGCGGGACGTCGCCTTCCACCAGGTGCACCGGGAGGACGGGGGGCGCATCAAGTACAAGCGGGTGTGCACGGTCGACGGCGAGGAGGTGCCCTACTCCGACATCGCCAAGGGCTACGAGCTGCCGAGCGGCGAGATGGTCATCCTCACCGACGAGGACTTCGCCGACCTGCCGCTGTCGTCCAGCCGCCGGATCGACGTCCTGCAGTTCGTGGAGCGCGAGGAGGTCGACCCGATCTTCTTCGCGAAGTCCTACTACCTGGAGCCCGACGCGCAGGGCGCCAAGCCGTACGTGCTGCTGCGGGACGCGCTGGAGACCTCCGGCCAGGTCGCGATCGTCAAGGTGGCGCTGCGGCAGCGCGAGTCGCTCGCGACGCTGCGGGTCCGCGAGGGCGTGTTCGTCCTGGAGACCATGCTGTGGCCGGACGAGGTCCGCGCGCCCGAGTTCCCCTTCCTGGAGGAGGACATCGAGGTCCGCAAGCAGGAGCTGTCGATGGCGACGTCGCTGATCGAGTCGATGGAGGGCGACTTCGACCCGGGCGAGTACAAGGACGCCTACCGGGAGGCGCTCCAGGCGGTGATCGACGCCAAGGTCGAGGGCCGGGAGGTGGCGCGGCCCGCCGAGGAGGGCGAGGAGGAGCCCGCCGCGGACCTGCTCAGCGCGCTGCGCGCCAGCGTCGAGGCGGCGAAGAAGGGCCGCGGCGAGAAGGCGGGGAAGGCGGCGTCCGGCAAGGGGGCGCCGGCGAAGAAGCCCGCCGCGCGCAAGTCCGCGCCGTCGAAGTCGGGCGCGAAGAAGGAGCCGGCCAAGAGCCGCGGCCGCAAGTCGGCGTGA
- a CDS encoding MMPL family transporter: MFDRWGRWVHRRRRWVLAAAGAFLVFAAVWGTGVFGALTSAGGFDTPGSQSAAAERIAERDLGRDAADVVVLYQGGTTVDDPSYRASVERALAALPPGKVAKTSTYWTTHAPQFVSEDRKATYAVLQLAGSDEAAREDAYKAIRDDLAEVGGGLTAKVGGAVGTGVEINERVSSDIGRAEGMAMPVLLVLLVLIFGGLVSASLPLLVGGLAILGSFTALHALAYVTDVSIFAVNITTFLGLGLAIDYGLFMVSRFREEIGRDGASAEDALAATMATAGRTVAVSGVTVAVSLSGLLLFDQNFLVSMGYGGIATVLVCMAGALTVLPALMAVLGPKVNALPIRRRRAPAARSDGWWGRVARSVMRRPVVYMVATVALLLALGAPFLRINWGGVDAKVLPDGADARVVSETLESRFARNATSPIEAVVTGTSDRAAVQAYGARLDALPGVTDATVTGAGGTTTRIALRYDADPNSGAARDLVQRVRDIPPPPGARAYVGGETADVVDQVDSIGSTLPWLAVLVGGATFLLLFLAFGSVLLPLKAIVMNMLSLSATFGAVVLVFQDGHLSGPLGFTATGAISPAMPILMLAMLFGISMDYEVFLLSRVREQYDLTGSNTAAVAAGVQRTGAIITSAAVLFIVVIGAFATSGITFIKMTGVGMAVAILLDATIVRALLVPATMRLLGRANWWAPGPLARLYGRYGIREGDAPAAPPSRLEPVG; the protein is encoded by the coding sequence ATGTTCGATCGATGGGGCAGGTGGGTCCACCGGCGCAGGCGGTGGGTCCTCGCCGCCGCCGGCGCGTTCCTGGTGTTCGCCGCGGTGTGGGGCACGGGCGTCTTCGGCGCGCTGACCTCCGCCGGCGGCTTCGACACGCCGGGCAGCCAGAGCGCGGCGGCCGAGCGGATCGCCGAGCGCGACCTCGGCCGGGACGCGGCCGACGTCGTGGTCCTCTACCAGGGCGGGACGACGGTCGACGACCCGTCCTACCGGGCGTCGGTGGAACGCGCGCTGGCCGCGCTGCCGCCGGGCAAGGTCGCCAAGACCAGCACCTACTGGACGACCCACGCGCCGCAGTTCGTCAGCGAGGACCGCAAGGCGACCTACGCCGTCCTGCAGCTCGCCGGCTCCGACGAGGCCGCCCGGGAGGACGCCTACAAGGCGATCCGGGACGACCTCGCCGAGGTCGGCGGCGGGCTCACCGCGAAGGTCGGCGGGGCGGTCGGCACCGGGGTCGAGATCAACGAGCGCGTCTCGTCCGACATCGGCCGGGCCGAGGGCATGGCGATGCCGGTGCTGCTGGTACTGCTCGTGCTGATCTTCGGCGGGCTGGTCTCGGCGAGCCTGCCGCTGCTGGTCGGCGGCCTGGCCATCCTCGGCTCGTTCACCGCCCTGCACGCGCTGGCCTACGTCACCGACGTGTCGATCTTCGCGGTCAACATCACCACCTTCCTCGGGCTCGGCCTCGCGATCGACTACGGCCTGTTCATGGTCAGCCGGTTCCGCGAGGAGATCGGCCGGGACGGCGCCTCCGCCGAGGACGCGCTGGCCGCCACGATGGCCACGGCCGGGCGCACCGTCGCGGTCTCCGGCGTCACGGTCGCCGTGTCGCTGTCCGGGCTGCTGCTGTTCGACCAGAACTTCCTGGTCTCGATGGGCTACGGCGGCATCGCGACCGTGCTGGTGTGCATGGCCGGGGCGCTGACCGTGCTGCCCGCGCTGATGGCCGTCCTCGGCCCGAAGGTGAACGCGCTGCCGATCCGCCGGCGCCGGGCGCCCGCCGCCCGGTCCGACGGCTGGTGGGGACGGGTCGCGCGCAGCGTGATGCGCCGCCCGGTCGTCTACATGGTCGCGACCGTGGCGCTGCTCCTCGCGCTCGGCGCGCCGTTCCTGCGCATCAACTGGGGCGGGGTGGACGCCAAGGTGCTGCCGGACGGCGCGGACGCGCGGGTCGTCTCCGAGACGCTGGAGTCCCGCTTCGCCCGCAACGCCACCAGCCCGATCGAGGCCGTCGTGACCGGGACGTCCGACCGGGCCGCAGTCCAGGCGTACGGGGCCCGCCTGGACGCGCTGCCCGGCGTCACGGACGCGACGGTGACCGGCGCCGGCGGGACGACGACCCGGATCGCGCTGCGCTACGACGCCGACCCGAACTCCGGCGCCGCCCGCGACCTCGTCCAGCGGGTCCGCGACATCCCGCCCCCGCCCGGCGCGCGCGCCTACGTCGGCGGCGAGACGGCCGACGTGGTCGACCAGGTCGACAGCATCGGCTCGACCCTGCCCTGGCTGGCCGTGCTCGTCGGCGGCGCCACGTTCCTCCTGCTGTTCCTGGCGTTCGGGTCGGTGCTGCTGCCGCTGAAGGCGATCGTCATGAACATGCTGTCGCTGTCGGCCACCTTCGGCGCGGTCGTGCTGGTCTTCCAGGACGGCCACCTGTCCGGGCCGCTCGGCTTCACCGCGACCGGCGCGATCTCCCCCGCGATGCCGATCCTCATGCTGGCGATGCTGTTCGGGATCTCGATGGACTACGAGGTGTTCCTGCTGTCGCGGGTCCGCGAGCAGTACGACCTGACCGGCTCCAACACCGCGGCCGTCGCCGCCGGCGTGCAGCGCACCGGCGCCATCATCACCAGCGCGGCGGTGCTGTTCATCGTCGTGATCGGCGCGTTCGCGACGTCCGGCATCACGTTCATCAAGATGACCGGCGTCGGGATGGCCGTGGCGATCCTGCTGGACGCGACGATCGTCCGGGCGCTGCTCGTGCCCGCCACGATGCGGCTGCTCGGCCGCGCGAACTGGTGGGCGCCCGGGCCGCTCGCCCGGTTGTACGGCCGGTACGGGATCCGGGAGGGCGACGCCCCGGCCGCGCCCCCGTCGCGGCTGGAGCCCGTGGGCTGA
- the ligD gene encoding non-homologous end-joining DNA ligase: MSSKKTAVDVDGRQLSLSNLDKNLYPEFTKGEVIDYYARVAPVMLPHLRDRAATRIRWPDGVDGGKFFEKNAPSHTPDWVRTATIPTPGSSKGRDTLDFVVVDDLPTLVWCANLAALELHVPQWKVGPRGKVHTPDLVVFDLDPGPPATIAEACEVAALLRDVLAEDGLESYPKTSGKKGLHLYVPIEEPKEAERTSEYAKTAAQRLADENPKLVVAKMERRLRKGKVFVDWSQNNPAKTTVAPYSLRAGDRPSVSTPITWDELESCGDAADLVFGPEDVLARVDEHGDLLEPLLKDHRPLP, encoded by the coding sequence GTGAGCAGTAAGAAGACCGCCGTCGACGTGGACGGCCGTCAGCTCTCCCTCTCCAACCTCGACAAGAACCTGTATCCGGAGTTCACCAAGGGCGAGGTCATCGACTACTACGCCCGCGTCGCCCCGGTCATGCTCCCCCACCTGCGGGACCGTGCCGCGACCCGCATCCGCTGGCCGGACGGCGTCGACGGCGGCAAGTTCTTCGAGAAGAACGCGCCCTCCCACACCCCCGACTGGGTCCGCACGGCGACGATCCCCACCCCCGGCAGTTCCAAGGGCCGCGACACCCTCGACTTCGTCGTCGTCGACGACCTGCCCACGCTCGTGTGGTGCGCGAACCTCGCCGCGCTGGAACTGCACGTCCCGCAGTGGAAGGTCGGGCCGCGCGGCAAGGTGCACACCCCCGACCTGGTGGTCTTCGACCTCGACCCGGGGCCGCCCGCCACGATCGCGGAGGCGTGCGAGGTCGCCGCCCTGCTGCGCGACGTCCTCGCCGAGGACGGCCTGGAGTCCTACCCGAAGACGAGCGGCAAGAAGGGCCTGCACCTCTACGTCCCCATCGAGGAGCCGAAGGAGGCCGAGCGGACGTCCGAGTACGCCAAGACCGCCGCGCAACGCCTGGCCGACGAGAACCCGAAGCTGGTCGTCGCGAAGATGGAGCGGCGGCTGCGCAAGGGCAAGGTCTTCGTCGACTGGAGCCAGAACAACCCGGCCAAGACGACCGTCGCGCCCTACTCGCTGCGCGCCGGGGACCGCCCCTCGGTCTCGACGCCCATCACCTGGGACGAACTGGAGTCGTGCGGGGACGCCGCCGATCTCGTCTTCGGCCCCGAGGACGTCCTCGCCCGGGTGGACGAGCACGGCGACCTCCTGGAACCGCTTCTGAAGGACCACCGGCCGCTGCCCTGA